A genomic segment from Gemmatimonadota bacterium encodes:
- a CDS encoding ABC transporter transmembrane domain-containing protein yields the protein MNKKKDQTYSPVALWLAWKRIFAFARPYLFRLVLGLVFTAFSTGVWLLIPLGLRSLLDSVFEQGDRHQLDLLALGMLVLFVLQSLLHVGSHYWISWVGERVVTDLRKKVYAHLHLLGLRFYADHRLGELMSRLTNDVGAIRNAATGAISQVLMTGISAVGSVGAMVFLNWRLSLVVFAAAPVAAVGTRYFGQRIRELSRTVQDRLGDTTAIAEEALSAVRVVKAFAREVFEVNRYGEANEDLFRTSRYRVIMEAVFSACIAFLFMMALVVIFWYGGTEVLAGRLSAGDLVAFIFYAMNIARSVMGISRLYASLNSAVGASEHIFELLESRPEIADGDGALPLADVRGAVAFEDVWFGYQPDRPVIKGVSFETLPGQTIALVGASGAGKTTLMNLIPRFYDATSGVVRVDGVDVRDVQIVSLREQIALVSQDVDLFGTSIGENIRYGRLDATDDEVEQAARDANAHDFIVDLPDGYGALVGEKGVKLSGGQRQRVAIARALLRDARILLLDEATSSLDSASEAQVQQALERLMAGRTTFIIAHRLSTVQHADCILVLDQGEIVQRGTHGALFDRGGVYRELCDLQFRNMEIGEDKII from the coding sequence ATGAATAAAAAAAAGGACCAGACATATTCTCCTGTGGCATTGTGGCTGGCGTGGAAGCGCATTTTTGCTTTTGCCCGGCCATACCTGTTTCGACTCGTTCTGGGGCTGGTATTTACCGCATTTTCCACAGGTGTGTGGCTGTTGATTCCACTGGGCTTGCGGTCGCTATTGGATTCTGTGTTCGAGCAGGGGGATAGACACCAGTTGGATTTGCTGGCGCTTGGCATGCTGGTGCTGTTTGTGCTTCAGTCGCTTTTGCACGTGGGGAGTCATTACTGGATTTCCTGGGTGGGTGAGCGCGTGGTGACGGATCTGCGCAAGAAGGTTTACGCGCATTTGCATCTTTTGGGGCTTCGCTTTTATGCCGATCACAGGTTGGGCGAACTCATGTCGCGCCTGACCAATGATGTGGGGGCTATCAGAAATGCCGCGACGGGTGCTATTTCGCAGGTTTTGATGACGGGGATTTCGGCTGTTGGTTCTGTAGGGGCTATGGTTTTTCTCAATTGGCGATTGAGTCTGGTGGTGTTTGCAGCCGCGCCAGTTGCCGCTGTTGGGACGCGCTATTTTGGACAGCGCATCCGCGAGTTATCTCGTACGGTGCAGGATCGGTTGGGCGATACGACTGCGATTGCCGAAGAAGCCCTGTCGGCTGTGCGGGTTGTCAAGGCGTTTGCACGCGAAGTTTTTGAGGTGAATCGATATGGCGAGGCAAACGAAGATTTGTTTCGCACGTCGCGCTATCGCGTGATTATGGAAGCGGTTTTTTCAGCTTGTATCGCATTTCTTTTTATGATGGCGCTGGTGGTGATTTTCTGGTACGGAGGCACAGAGGTGCTGGCCGGACGTTTGTCGGCGGGCGATCTGGTGGCGTTTATTTTTTACGCGATGAATATTGCCCGATCCGTGATGGGTATTTCGCGTCTTTATGCGTCCTTGAATTCTGCTGTGGGTGCGTCAGAACACATTTTTGAGTTGCTCGAGTCGCGACCGGAGATTGCCGATGGCGATGGTGCGCTTCCGCTTGCAGATGTTCGCGGCGCAGTGGCGTTTGAAGATGTTTGGTTTGGATATCAACCCGACCGCCCGGTAATCAAGGGGGTTTCATTTGAGACCCTGCCTGGGCAAACAATAGCACTTGTGGGGGCGAGTGGCGCGGGTAAGACGACGCTGATGAATCTGATTCCGAGATTTTACGATGCGACCTCTGGGGTTGTGCGCGTGGATGGTGTGGATGTGCGAGATGTGCAGATTGTATCGCTGCGCGAACAGATCGCGCTGGTATCACAGGATGTGGATTTGTTCGGTACTTCTATTGGCGAAAATATCCGATACGGGCGATTGGATGCGACGGATGATGAGGTCGAGCAGGCGGCGCGAGATGCGAATGCCCACGATTTTATTGTGGATTTGCCAGATGGATACGGCGCGTTGGTTGGGGAAAAGGGCGTGAAATTGAGTGGGGGACAGCGGCAGAGGGTTGCGATTGCGCGTGCTCTGTTGCGAGACGCGCGCATTTTGTTGCTGGATGAGGCGACTTCATCGCTGGATTCTGCTTCTGAGGCACAGGTGCAACAGGCACTGGAACGGTTGATGGCGGGACGCACGACGTTTATTATTGCACATCGGTTGTCAACGGTGCAACACGCGGATTGCATTCTGGTGCTGGATCAGGGCGAGATTGTGCAGCGCGGGACACATGGGGCGTTGTTTGATAGGGGTGGGGTTTATCGCGAGTTGTGCGATTTGCAATTTCGGAATATGGAAATTGGCGAAGATAAGATTATCTGA
- a CDS encoding hydantoinase B/oxoprolinase family protein has translation MTGCEIDAVELEVLWNRLISIVNEQAAALMHASFTTVVREAGDLSAGVFDRGGNMLAQAVTGTPGHINTMANCVRHFVKVYPIDTLKPGDSLLTNDPWMGSGHLHDITVVTPVFYRGRGVGWFANTCHAMDIGGRTLGAGARQVYEEGLNIPIMKLFSEGEINRDLIAIVRANVREPDQVVGDLYAQQAGNDVGAVKLLQALEHYDLADLEGLSELILDRSEAATREAISEIANGVYEDEVKLDGYDRPLVIRAKVIVKDRSLVVDYTGTSPQVDRGINVVYNYTHAYTTYPLKCAISPHIPNNEGSFRPITVTAPEGCILNAQFPCAVGARHLVGHFLSQPLFGALSQAIPDRVIADGSAGLWNTQLEGIGRMGERFAYIFFSAGGMGARPGDDGISATAFPSGIKGVPAEAIESVSPVIMHRRALIPDSGGAGTFRGGLGQEMVLSVDSDHPTLHSCMYDRTRYAPRGFLGGRDGRRGELFLSDGTVLPPKGRYDLQPGQSVTLRIPGGGGYGAPFERDPKRVVEDVKQERLSIEAARDAYGVAITADLEVDVEETAVLRKKINE, from the coding sequence ATGACGGGGTGCGAGATCGATGCGGTTGAGCTGGAAGTGCTTTGGAATCGCCTTATTTCTATTGTGAATGAGCAGGCAGCAGCGCTGATGCACGCTTCTTTTACAACGGTGGTGCGCGAGGCCGGTGATTTGTCTGCGGGGGTGTTTGACCGCGGGGGCAACATGCTGGCGCAAGCGGTGACGGGGACGCCGGGGCATATCAATACAATGGCGAATTGCGTGCGGCATTTCGTGAAAGTGTATCCGATTGACACGCTGAAACCCGGCGATAGTTTGCTCACCAATGATCCGTGGATGGGGTCGGGGCATTTGCACGATATTACGGTTGTCACGCCGGTTTTTTATCGGGGCAGAGGTGTGGGGTGGTTTGCCAATACCTGCCATGCCATGGATATTGGCGGTCGCACGCTGGGTGCCGGTGCACGTCAGGTGTATGAAGAGGGCCTGAATATCCCGATTATGAAATTGTTTAGCGAAGGGGAGATCAATCGCGATTTGATCGCAATTGTACGGGCAAATGTGCGCGAGCCAGATCAGGTCGTTGGCGATTTGTACGCGCAACAGGCGGGGAATGATGTAGGGGCTGTCAAGTTGCTTCAGGCGCTGGAACATTACGATCTCGCGGATCTGGAAGGGTTGTCGGAACTGATTTTAGATCGGTCAGAAGCGGCAACTCGAGAGGCGATTTCGGAGATTGCAAATGGCGTGTATGAGGATGAGGTGAAACTCGATGGGTACGATAGACCGCTGGTTATTCGCGCAAAAGTTATTGTCAAAGATCGCAGTTTGGTTGTTGATTATACGGGCACGTCGCCACAGGTAGATCGCGGGATTAATGTGGTGTACAATTATACGCATGCCTATACGACTTATCCCTTGAAATGCGCCATTAGTCCGCATATTCCCAATAATGAAGGCAGTTTTCGTCCCATAACAGTTACGGCACCCGAGGGATGTATTTTAAATGCGCAATTTCCATGTGCTGTGGGTGCGCGGCACCTGGTTGGGCATTTTCTTTCGCAACCGCTGTTTGGAGCGCTTTCTCAGGCGATTCCCGATCGCGTGATTGCCGATGGGTCGGCTGGGCTTTGGAATACGCAACTGGAGGGTATAGGTCGCATGGGTGAACGCTTTGCGTATATCTTTTTTTCCGCAGGTGGTATGGGCGCGCGTCCCGGCGATGATGGGATTTCGGCGACGGCTTTTCCCAGCGGGATTAAGGGCGTGCCTGCCGAAGCGATTGAGTCCGTGTCGCCGGTGATTATGCACAGGCGCGCGTTGATTCCCGATTCTGGCGGTGCGGGTACTTTTAGAGGTGGCCTGGGGCAGGAGATGGTTTTGTCTGTTGACTCCGATCATCCCACGCTGCATTCGTGTATGTACGATCGCACGCGCTATGCACCGCGCGGTTTTCTGGGGGGACGCGATGGCAGGCGCGGCGAACTTTTTTTGTCGGATGGCACTGTTTTGCCGCCAAAGGGGCGCTATGATCTCCAACCCGGGCAGTCGGTGACATTGCGTATTCCGGGCGGTGGAGGCTATGGAGCACCTTTTGAACGCGATCCCAAAAGGGTGGTGGAGGATGTCAAACAGGAGCGACTATCGATCGAAGCTGCGCGAGACGCTTATGGGGTGGCGATTACGGCTGATCTCGAGGTGGATGTTGAGGAGACCGCTGTTTTGAGGAAAAAAATAAATGAATAA
- a CDS encoding hydantoinase/oxoprolinase family protein, translated as MSDEAYTLAIDIGGTFTDVVLREHASGVLSVAKVLTQSPDPSVSVLEGVKEVLDGVSPGTISRAVHGTTLVTNALIERRGAKTGLIATAGFRDALEIGREGRYDIYDLFLKLPEPLVERRLRVEVRERLYARGEVMTPLNEDDVVKACGVLREAGVEAVAIVFLHAYVNPDHERRAEEIVRSLMPDVGISVSHKVAAELREFERTSTTVANAYVQPMVEKYLARLEDGLKALEILAPLHIMLSNGGSCSVQTAVRFPVRLVESGPCGGALAAAHYGNRSGYGQILAFDMGGTTAKAILSENGAFPITTESEVARVYRFKRGSGLPLLVPVLDMIEIGAGGGSIAHASELGLPTVGPQSAGADPGPACYARGGQLPTVTDADLLLGYLNAGYFLGGQMDLDVDCAADVVDEFARFTGLDRVRAAQGIHDLVNENMANAARVHAAERGIDLNGYALVATGGAGPVHACGVAMRLGIDRVIVPPAAGVGSAFGLMLAPIAFDYVRSFVSRIAALDREVVNKLYGEMEDEGRALVREAGVDDSEIHVVRTADMRYVGQGHEISVPVPLGEFTESSDSALQAAFDASYTKLYGRLCEGVPVEAIHWRVTVSGPEPEICDVGSFGEVTGDPVPEGQRDVLFPEGKYGTAVYRREKLGRGVILKGPAIVEEVESTTVLPPGWVLQVDDTGNLILIREDV; from the coding sequence GTGAGCGACGAGGCATACACGCTTGCAATAGATATTGGCGGCACATTCACAGATGTTGTGTTGAGAGAACACGCTTCGGGTGTTTTGTCTGTGGCGAAGGTGTTGACGCAGTCTCCAGACCCTTCGGTCAGTGTGCTGGAAGGCGTGAAAGAGGTGCTTGATGGGGTATCGCCTGGCACGATTTCCCGGGCGGTTCACGGCACGACGCTGGTGACAAACGCGCTGATTGAGCGCAGGGGGGCTAAGACCGGATTGATTGCGACAGCGGGTTTTCGCGATGCGCTGGAAATCGGGCGGGAGGGGCGTTACGATATCTACGATTTGTTTTTGAAATTGCCCGAACCGCTCGTTGAAAGGCGGTTGCGCGTTGAGGTGCGGGAGCGGCTGTACGCGCGCGGCGAGGTGATGACGCCATTAAATGAAGATGATGTGGTCAAAGCCTGCGGGGTGTTGCGCGAAGCCGGAGTGGAGGCGGTCGCTATTGTGTTTTTGCACGCTTATGTCAATCCCGATCACGAGCGTCGTGCTGAGGAGATTGTGCGTTCTCTTATGCCCGATGTAGGCATTTCGGTTTCGCACAAGGTTGCCGCCGAACTTCGAGAATTTGAGCGCACTTCCACGACTGTGGCAAATGCTTATGTGCAGCCTATGGTGGAAAAATATCTCGCGCGTTTGGAAGATGGGTTAAAGGCGCTGGAGATTTTGGCACCGCTTCATATTATGCTGTCAAACGGCGGGTCGTGTTCTGTCCAGACCGCAGTGCGTTTTCCCGTGCGTCTCGTAGAATCCGGTCCATGCGGCGGCGCACTTGCCGCGGCGCATTACGGCAATCGATCGGGGTATGGGCAGATTCTCGCGTTTGATATGGGGGGCACGACGGCAAAGGCCATTTTGAGCGAAAATGGGGCGTTTCCCATTACGACTGAATCGGAGGTCGCACGGGTTTATCGCTTCAAGCGCGGTAGCGGGTTGCCCTTGCTCGTCCCCGTGCTCGATATGATCGAAATAGGAGCTGGTGGGGGCAGTATCGCGCATGCGAGTGAATTGGGTTTGCCCACGGTTGGGCCGCAAAGTGCGGGGGCAGATCCCGGGCCTGCCTGTTATGCGCGCGGGGGGCAGTTGCCTACGGTGACGGATGCCGATCTCTTGTTGGGCTATTTAAATGCCGGATATTTTTTGGGCGGGCAAATGGATCTGGATGTGGATTGCGCTGCGGATGTGGTCGATGAATTTGCGCGATTTACCGGACTGGATCGCGTGCGTGCCGCACAGGGTATTCACGATTTGGTGAATGAAAATATGGCGAATGCAGCGCGGGTTCACGCTGCCGAGCGGGGGATTGATTTAAATGGATACGCGCTTGTGGCAACGGGTGGGGCTGGGCCTGTACACGCATGCGGGGTTGCGATGCGATTGGGGATTGACCGGGTGATTGTGCCGCCAGCTGCGGGTGTGGGATCGGCTTTTGGTTTGATGCTCGCGCCGATTGCTTTTGATTATGTGCGGAGTTTTGTGTCGCGGATCGCCGCGTTGGATCGCGAGGTTGTCAATAAGCTCTATGGGGAGATGGAAGACGAGGGTCGCGCGCTCGTGAGAGAGGCAGGAGTCGATGACTCTGAGATTCACGTGGTGCGCACGGCAGATATGCGATATGTGGGGCAAGGGCACGAGATAAGCGTTCCAGTGCCTCTGGGAGAATTCACTGAAAGTTCCGATAGTGCGCTTCAAGCGGCTTTTGATGCGTCTTATACAAAATTATACGGACGTCTGTGTGAGGGCGTTCCCGTTGAGGCTATCCACTGGCGTGTGACGGTTTCGGGACCAGAGCCGGAAATTTGCGATGTTGGGTCCTTTGGAGAAGTCACTGGTGATCCTGTTCCCGAGGGACAGCGCGATGTTCTTTTTCCTGAGGGGAAATACGGGACTGCGGTTTACAGGCGAGAGAAACTTGGACGAGGGGTTATTTTGAAAGGTCCCGCGATTGTCGAGGAGGTTGAATCCACTACGGTATTGCCGCCCGGATGGGTGTTGCAGGTCGATGATACGGGTAATCTGATTCTCATCAGGGAGGATGTATGA